Sequence from the Bacillota bacterium genome:
CATCCGCCTGATTGCCACCGATGGAGTGTTCTCCATGGATGGAATTATTGCCAACCTTCCGGCCATCTGCGATTTAGCGGAGAAATATGATGCGCTGGTAATGGTGGATGACAGCCACGCAACTGGCTTTATGGGCAAGCACGGCAAGGGTACCCATGAACACTGCGGTGTGATTGACCGTGTCGATATCCTTACCGGAACCCTCGGCAAAGCGCTAGGAGGCGCCAGCGGCGGCTACACCAGCGGCAGGAAAGCGATAATCGATCTTCTACGCCAAAGATCCCGCCCCTATTTATTCTCCAATACCTTAGCTCCGGCTATTGCCGCTTCGGCCTGCGTGGTCTTTGATCTGCTGGCGGAAAGCACTGAGTATCGGGATCGGGTCCATGAAAACACCAAGCATTTCCGGGCAGCTTTAACCAAGGCCGGATTTGACATCGTCCCAGGCGAGCATCCGATCGTGCCGATTATGCTGTACGATGCGATTCTCGCCCAGGAAATGTCCCGCCGCGCCTTAGAAAAAGGCGTCTACGTCACCGGTTTCTTCTATCCAGTGGTGCCGAAAGACCAAGCAAGAATCCGCACTCAGGTTTCAGCGGCCCACTCTAAGGAAGATTTAGACTTTGCCGTTGATGTATTTGTTCAGGTGCGGGATGAAATGATTAAGGACGGATTTGAGTTCTAAAATAGTAATGCCGGTTTATTTCCCATCTACCTGCGCGGCATATCTTGGTTATGAGAGCTTAAAGCCAAGGTATGAGGAGGGTGAGCGATGGTGCACGATTGGCTTAAAAGATCTGATGCAGAACCGGGCTTGGGTACGCAGAACTTAAACCGCAAATTTGAACGAATTTTTCCCCGCCAAGTTGAAGTGGATTATACAGCGTATACTCAGGCAAAACGCCCAGCAGCTAAGCGGTGGGCGAGCACCTGGGGCAGAACCTTTACCAGAACTTAAGGTTGAGAGGGTCAGACTGAGGTTTGACCCTCTCCTATAAATTCCAGCATTAAATAACAGTTATTGTTATTAGGGTGCAACAATATCTAAATAACGAAACTGTGCAAGATTACTTTATTTCCGACAATTGTTGTTGTTAAGCAGGATTATGTTACTTTTAGTAGAATAATTTTCATAGTAGGCATAGTTTTGTTAAGCAGGGAGGCAGGCTGAATTGACCGGAAGAAAGCGGCTTGGAGATATTCTGATTGAACGGGGTTTATTGGACGAGCATCAGCTGCAGCAGGCATTAGAAGATCAGCGCACTTCCGGCGATAAACTGGGCGATATCTTAGTCCGCCTCGGTTTTATCACTGCGGAGAAAATGGCAGATGCCCTCAGTGTGCATCTCGGTTATCCCCGGGTTGATTTAGCGCGGCAGTATATAGCTCCTGAGGTTGTAGAGTTAGTTTCTGATGCGTTTTTGAAAACCCACGAAATTCTGCCTTTAGAGGTGGAAAACAACATTCTTACGGTTGCGATGACCGATCCTCTCAATATTTTCGTCATTGACGAGCTGCAGCGGATCACCGGCATGTCAATTCAACCCATGATTGCTACTGCCGGCGAGATCCAAACCGCCCTCAGCCGCGCTCAAGATATTGCATCCACGGCCCGGAAGGTTTTTGATGAATACGCTGATCCTGAGCAGGACGAAAGTCCGCGTGAAGAGGAGGATCAGCATCTTGGCGACGCACCGGGAGTGCGTTTGGCCAACATGATTCTGGAACAGGCAGTGCGGGAAAACGCCAGCGATATTCACCTGGAGCCTACCGAAGAAGCAATGGAGGTCAGGTTTCGCGTGGACGGCATTCTCCGTCCAGTGATGACTGTGCCAAAAAGATTGCGCAGCGGTGTTCAGTCCCGAATCAAGGTCATGGCTAACCTCGATATTACCGAACGACGCCGGCCTCAGGATGGACGGCTGCAGTTGAAAGTGGGCAATCATGATGTAGACATGCGTGTTTCTACGCTGCCTACTATTCACGGTGAGAAAATTGTGGCCAGAGTTCTCAACCGAGCTCATGGTTTATTAAAAATCGAAGAACTGGGATTTAGCCCTCAGACAACTGAGCAGATTAGGCGAATTTTGAGATTGAATCAGGGCTTGATCTTAGTTACCGGTCCGACAGGAAGCGGTAAAACCACGACTTTATACGGGTTTTTGTCGCATTTGAATTCTAACGAGAAAAACATCATCACCATTGAGGATCCGGTAGAGTACCAGCTCGAAGGCATCAACCAGGTGCAGGTAAACCCCAAGGTTAACCTCACTTTTGCAACCGGTTTGAGAAGTATGCTCCGCCAGGATCCCGATGTTATCATGGTGGGTGAGATTAGGGATAAAGAAACAGCGGAAATTGCGGTGCGTTCAGCCTTAACCGGACACTTAGTACTGAGTACGCTTCATACTAACCACACGGTAGCGACTATTGCTCGGCTGATGGATATGGGGATTGAGCCGTATTTAATCAGCAGTACTGTATCGGCTGTGATTTCCCAGCGGCTGGTGCGGAAAGTGTGTCCGGACTGCCGGCAGGCGGTTCCTCTTACCGATCCCGTAGTCATTCGGTTTATCAAGTCTTTGAACATGGCTGTCCCAGAGCAGGTTTATCAGGGGACAGGCTGTCCCCTCTGCAATGACACAGGGTATCACGGTAGGGCAGCGGTTGAAGAAGTGCTGCTTATGAATAAGAAACTCAGGCAGGCAGTAGATCATCATGCTGGAGAAGACGAGCTAAAGCAGATTGCGGTGGAAGCGGGAATGGTTACCCTGCAGGAAAACGCGGTCAATAAGCTGATTGCAGGCATTACTTCCGTTGAAGAGATTATCCGCACTGTGTACAGCATCGATGAACAGGAGGCCTTGGAGTGAGAGCAGTAGAAAGCATCTATGAATTGCTGGAAATTGCCGTAGACCAGAGGGCGTCGGACCTGCATTTATCGGCAGGGCTGCCGCCAATTCTCCGGATCTTCGGCAAAA
This genomic interval carries:
- a CDS encoding glycine C-acetyltransferase — encoded protein: MKTAYKYFRQEAEAILESGLWKDERVITTPQSAYIDTTTSKKVLNMCANNYLGLSNDPRIIEAAKASYDQYGYGLSSVRFICGTQTVHKELEAKISSFLETEDTILYSSCFDANTGLFETILGAEDAIISDQLNHASIIDGVRLCKAKRFVYKNNDMEDLEAKLKEASDCRIRLIATDGVFSMDGIIANLPAICDLAEKYDALVMVDDSHATGFMGKHGKGTHEHCGVIDRVDILTGTLGKALGGASGGYTSGRKAIIDLLRQRSRPYLFSNTLAPAIAASACVVFDLLAESTEYRDRVHENTKHFRAALTKAGFDIVPGEHPIVPIMLYDAILAQEMSRRALEKGVYVTGFFYPVVPKDQARIRTQVSAAHSKEDLDFAVDVFVQVRDEMIKDGFEF
- the tadA gene encoding Flp pilus assembly complex ATPase component TadA, which gives rise to MTGRKRLGDILIERGLLDEHQLQQALEDQRTSGDKLGDILVRLGFITAEKMADALSVHLGYPRVDLARQYIAPEVVELVSDAFLKTHEILPLEVENNILTVAMTDPLNIFVIDELQRITGMSIQPMIATAGEIQTALSRAQDIASTARKVFDEYADPEQDESPREEEDQHLGDAPGVRLANMILEQAVRENASDIHLEPTEEAMEVRFRVDGILRPVMTVPKRLRSGVQSRIKVMANLDITERRRPQDGRLQLKVGNHDVDMRVSTLPTIHGEKIVARVLNRAHGLLKIEELGFSPQTTEQIRRILRLNQGLILVTGPTGSGKTTTLYGFLSHLNSNEKNIITIEDPVEYQLEGINQVQVNPKVNLTFATGLRSMLRQDPDVIMVGEIRDKETAEIAVRSALTGHLVLSTLHTNHTVATIARLMDMGIEPYLISSTVSAVISQRLVRKVCPDCRQAVPLTDPVVIRFIKSLNMAVPEQVYQGTGCPLCNDTGYHGRAAVEEVLLMNKKLRQAVDHHAGEDELKQIAVEAGMVTLQENAVNKLIAGITSVEEIIRTVYSIDEQEALE